The genomic window TTAACCGGTTTATCTAGTATGTACCGAATGAAAGGGAAGCGGAGCCAGAAATCTTGTACCACAAGAGAAGAGCTATGCGGCTGTGCACTAGTGATTAACCGGTGCTTAACCGGTGCTTCACCTTTCAGTTCCTTCACGTCTCTGtggatttttgttgttgagtctttttttcaaattcttttccCAGCTTCAAATTACTAGAAACTTATGATGATATAATAGAAAGAGTTAACTATATTCCTGTATGGAAGTTATAATCTTGCAACTTGTAACACAGAATCCTAGGTTACATTTTTAGAATGCCTTTACATGATacattaatgatatttttttaatatttttctatcacaatattttttctcGCTTCAAAAAATATCACGTTTTTCTACGGcgaaaaacgaaaaaaaatgGTCAGAAACAGACGTTTTCTACCATTTTCCTACCACAAATGTTCCGTAAGAAATCAATTTTGGTAGgaaatttgattgaaattttctacaaaaaatattcataggaaaatttgtaagaaatctagtagaaaagtgaaagaatttaaaatttactttaattttttatttaattttaaaatacgaTATTCCATAACTTATAGTTTCCTTCATatgtttagatttattttaataaataaaatatctcaaTTAGGTTCTACCATTATTGCAATTATTTAGTACTATATATTACAAAGTTGAAGTGTATAAATATGTATTGATGACTACTATAAATTACCTGGACCCAAAGCTACCTAAAATCTCCTTTTTTATCTCTAATTATATTAGAATTTGACTCAGACTAAATAAGagggagaaagaaaaaaagaaaaattccaAATATACGACCATATAGTTAAAGTCAAATCGTATCCGTggaataaacaaataaaattccTTGCTCTCCAAGACATAAATGAAACCtatataactttaaaaaaacaataaaatcattgaggaaaaaaaaaaaaaaaaaatctagtaatCTACCAATAaaaatttccttttatttaatcaaaacaaCTTTCCAAAACCTAAAAAGTAAATCAGATAGATTTGGCCTCTCTATATAAATTGAGTTATCTAATTAAGTGTTTTGTGTGTTGAACCAAGATGGAAGAAGCAACGACGACCGGTGAAGAAACGATGTGGTGTGGTCACTGCTGCGTTAAAACTCCGATCCGCCGTGAAGGGAACGCTGGTTCTGTCAAGTATGTTCTCTTaccaaattctttttttccattaatCTTTCTAATGTTTAACTTTTGTGTTTATAACTtggatattaaaataattcgCAGGTCGTGTGATTGGTGTGGAAAAGTGCTAGCAGATGAAACTGGAACCGCTGAAGAATATAATCAACTCTTTCTTCGATTTCAAGCTTTGCAAGACTCTCTTACTCTTACCAACATGAGAAGTAGACGAATCAAGAAAACTAGACGAATCAAGAGAACTAGACGAATAaactgattttattttgttcatgttttttgaacagagattagggtttcatCTCTTGGCCGGTTTAGTTTGGTTAGTGAACCCGAGCCGGttctaggttttttttttttttgggtttgatgttTGTGGGTTGGGCCTTCAGGATTTGTATGGGTCTATTTCTAGAAATAGCCCATTgacattatttataaaatttgaaaccttctaacaaaaaaaaaactgattttattttttcattgaaTTTTTTCAGACAAtgaattttagaaaatcttATATTTGAATAGTTAGATATTATCGGAAATCTTTTATATTCAGACTTAAGTTTTATCTCTTAAATTGTAAACCAATATGGATATggttgtaaatctttttttcttctaagagATAAATAAGATACTTTTTGATAAACACAaataagatattatatatatccaaaatatttgttacacGCTGATAAACAAGTATCACCCAATGAGATTAGACTTAACAAAAAGTAATAGAATTAATCAGTTAGGAATAGGACGAGTggatacatatacatataatcGTGGAAGTGGTGAAGGAAGAGGTATAATTACAAGAGATGGAGACAACGCCAAAACGATCCAAGACTTTGTTAATGTCAAacggagaagagagaagaagcatgaCGTTTGGTATTGAGATGCTTCCTGATGATTTAGTATTAAGTTGTCTAGCTCGTGTGCCAAGAATGTACTATCCAATTCTCTCCTTAGTCTCCAAGAGATTCCGTTCTTTCCTCACTTCAACGGAGCTTTACCAAACCCGAAACCTCTTAGGCAGCACCGAGAGTTTTCTCTTCGTGTGCTTACGAATCGTCAACGATTCTAACCCACTACGTTTGTTTACTCTCTGCCGGAGACCAAATAGCTTGACGAAAGTTATGGTCCCAATTTTATCTCCCGATTCTATTCCCAAGTTCTTGCCAGATGTTGTACTGGTTGGTTCTAATATCTATGTCATTGGCGGTTTAATAAACAACAATGCATCTCATAAAGTCATGGTCATGGACTGTCGTTCTCACACATGGCGTGAGGCCCAAGGCACGTGTGTCGCCCGTGTGAGCCCATCTGCTTGCGTTCTTGatggaaaaatatatgtagCAGGAGGCTGCAAAAATCTAGATGCAACTATGTGGATGGAGGTATTCGATACAAAGACTGAAAGTTGGGAGTTTGTGTCGAGTCCTGGCGAGGAAATTTGTAGGGACCTTACTAGCTGCGAAAGCATAGGGTATGATGGAAATGTCTACGTGGAATCTATGAAGACGTATGGACTTTACGAGCTGCATAAAGGGAGATGGAGAGAAGGACAATACTCGATGAGTAGGGGTGGTAGTTTATCATCTCAATGTGTGATCGATAACGTGCTCTATCGTTCTTGGAGCTATATGGTCGAGTGGTACGACTCTGAGAACAAATTGTGGAATAGCTTGAAGGGTTTGGAGAAATTGTTTATCGTTACTAATCAGTATGTTCCTACTAAATGCGTGAATTATGGTGGAAAATTGGCGGTATTCTGGCTCG from Arabidopsis thaliana chromosome 3, partial sequence includes these protein-coding regions:
- a CDS encoding Galactose oxidase/kelch repeat superfamily protein (Galactose oxidase/kelch repeat superfamily protein; CONTAINS InterPro DOMAIN/s: F-box domain, cyclin-like (InterPro:IPR001810), Galactose oxidase/kelch, beta-propeller (InterPro:IPR011043), Kelch repeat type 1 (InterPro:IPR006652), Kelch related (InterPro:IPR013089), Kelch-type beta propeller (InterPro:IPR015915); BEST Arabidopsis thaliana protein match is: Galactose oxidase/kelch repeat superfamily protein (TAIR:AT4G33900.1); Has 2783 Blast hits to 2452 proteins in 161 species: Archae - 6; Bacteria - 81; Metazoa - 1294; Fungi - 4; Plants - 1239; Viruses - 68; Other Eukaryotes - 91 (source: NCBI BLink).) — encoded protein: METTPKRSKTLLMSNGEERRSMTFGIEMLPDDLVLSCLARVPRMYYPILSLVSKRFRSFLTSTELYQTRNLLGSTESFLFVCLRIVNDSNPLRLFTLCRRPNSLTKVMVPILSPDSIPKFLPDVVLVGSNIYVIGGLINNNASHKVMVMDCRSHTWREAQGTCVARVSPSACVLDGKIYVAGGCKNLDATMWMEVFDTKTESWEFVSSPGEEICRDLTSCESIGYDGNVYVESMKTYGLYELHKGRWREGQYSMSRGGSLSSQCVIDNVLYRSWSYMVEWYDSENKLWNSLKGLEKLFIVTNQYVPTKCVNYGGKLAVFWLEKVYAKHLHQETKIWCAVITIERRKKEEIWGTREWFDLVFTTNEEMVDLTHVFAATL